In one Pseudomonas sp. R84 genomic region, the following are encoded:
- the fba gene encoding class II fructose-bisphosphate aldolase (catalyzes the reversible aldol condensation of dihydroxyacetonephosphate and glyceraldehyde 3-phosphate in the Calvin cycle, glycolysis, and/or gluconeogenesis), whose product MALISMRQMLDHAAEFGYGVPAFNVNNLEQMRAIMEAADKTDSPVIVQASAGARKYAGAPFLRHLILAAIEEFPHIPVCMHQDHGTSPDVCQRSIQLGFSSVMMDGSLGEDGKTPTDYDYNVRVTQQTVAMAHACGVSVEGELGCLGSLETGMAGEEDGIGAEGVLDHSQMLTDPEEAADFVKRTQVDALAIAIGTSHGAYKFTKPPTGDVLAIDRIKEIHKRIPNTHLVMHGSSSVPQEWLAIINQYGGDIKETYGVPVEEIVEGIKHGVRKVNIDTDLRLASTGAMRRLMATNPSEFDPRKFFGATVTAMRDVCIARYEAFGTAGNASKIKPISLEAMYQRYLKGELNAKVN is encoded by the coding sequence ATGGCACTTATCAGCATGCGCCAGATGTTGGACCACGCAGCCGAATTCGGCTACGGCGTTCCAGCTTTCAACGTCAACAACCTTGAGCAGATGCGCGCCATCATGGAAGCCGCTGACAAGACTGACTCCCCGGTGATCGTTCAGGCTTCGGCCGGCGCTCGCAAATACGCCGGCGCGCCATTCCTGCGTCACCTGATCCTGGCCGCGATCGAGGAATTCCCGCACATCCCGGTGTGCATGCACCAGGACCACGGCACCAGCCCTGACGTCTGCCAGCGTTCGATTCAACTGGGCTTCAGCTCGGTGATGATGGACGGCTCGCTGGGCGAAGACGGCAAGACCCCGACCGACTACGACTACAACGTCCGTGTTACCCAACAAACCGTGGCCATGGCGCACGCCTGCGGCGTTTCGGTAGAAGGCGAGCTGGGCTGCCTGGGTTCGCTGGAAACCGGCATGGCCGGTGAAGAAGACGGCATCGGCGCCGAAGGCGTTCTGGATCACAGCCAAATGCTGACCGACCCGGAAGAAGCCGCTGACTTCGTCAAACGCACTCAGGTCGATGCCCTGGCCATCGCCATCGGCACCAGCCACGGCGCCTACAAGTTCACCAAGCCACCTACCGGCGACGTGCTGGCGATCGACCGCATCAAGGAAATCCACAAGCGCATCCCGAACACCCACCTGGTGATGCACGGTTCGTCCTCGGTGCCACAAGAGTGGCTGGCGATCATCAACCAGTACGGCGGCGACATCAAAGAAACCTACGGCGTACCGGTTGAAGAAATCGTCGAAGGCATCAAGCACGGCGTGCGCAAGGTCAACATCGACACCGACCTGCGCCTGGCATCCACCGGTGCGATGCGTCGCCTGATGGCCACCAACCCGAGCGAATTCGACCCGCGTAAATTCTTCGGCGCGACTGTGACGGCGATGCGTGATGTGTGTATCGCTCGTTATGAAGCGTTTGGTACTGCCGGTAATGCTTCGAAGATCAAACCGATCTCGCTGGAAGCGATGTACCAGCGTTATCTGAAGGGTGAGTTGAACGCCAAGGTTAACTAA
- a CDS encoding MliC family protein yields MKGLIAIAALALLGGCAQLNLFQSSAPADKWTTWTCDSQAKVLWRYADAGQKEVDVRLGGGDQVYRLKEEPGASGTLYSDGMLAFHVKGEEGLVYWVATNDLIGRGCKAE; encoded by the coding sequence ATGAAAGGCTTGATCGCCATTGCGGCGTTGGCATTGTTGGGCGGTTGCGCGCAGTTGAACCTGTTTCAGTCGTCTGCTCCGGCGGACAAATGGACCACCTGGACCTGCGACAGCCAGGCCAAAGTGCTGTGGCGCTACGCCGATGCCGGCCAGAAAGAAGTCGACGTTCGACTGGGTGGCGGTGATCAGGTCTATCGCCTGAAAGAAGAGCCAGGCGCCTCGGGCACGCTGTACAGCGACGGCATGCTGGCGTTTCACGTCAAGGGAGAGGAAGGCCTGGTGTACTGGGTCGCCACCAATGACCTGATCGGCCGCGGCTGCAAGGCTGAATAA
- a CDS encoding phosphoglycerate kinase, producing the protein MTVLKMSDLDLQGKRVLIREDLNVPVKDGVVTSDARILASLPTIKLALEKGAAVMVCSHLGRPTEGEFSAENSLKPVADYLSKALGREVPLVADYLGGVDVKAGDIVLFENVRFNKGEKKNADELAQQYAALCDVFVMDAFGTAHRAEGSTHGVAKFAKVAAAGPLLAAELDALGKALGAPAQPMAAIVAGSKVSTKLDVLNSLSQICNQLIVGGGIANTFLAAAGHPVGKSLYEPDLLDTARAIAAKVSVPLPVDVVVAKEFAESAEATVKLIADVAADDMILDIGPQTAANFAELLKSSKTILWNGPVGVFEFDQFGNGTKVLAQAIAESSAFSIAGGGDTLAAIDKYGVAEQISYISTGGGAFLEFVEGKVLPAVEVLESRAKA; encoded by the coding sequence TGCAAGGTAAGCGCGTATTGATCCGCGAAGACCTCAACGTCCCAGTCAAGGACGGTGTTGTCACCAGCGATGCGCGTATCCTGGCTTCGCTGCCGACCATCAAGCTGGCCCTGGAAAAAGGCGCGGCCGTGATGGTCTGCTCGCACCTTGGCCGGCCGACCGAAGGCGAGTTCTCCGCCGAGAACAGCCTCAAGCCTGTTGCTGACTACCTGAGCAAGGCGCTGGGCCGTGAAGTGCCACTGGTGGCTGATTACCTGGGCGGCGTGGACGTCAAGGCTGGCGACATCGTGCTGTTCGAAAACGTGCGCTTCAACAAGGGCGAGAAAAAGAACGCTGACGAACTGGCCCAGCAATACGCGGCCCTGTGCGACGTGTTCGTGATGGACGCTTTCGGCACCGCTCACCGCGCCGAAGGTTCGACCCACGGCGTGGCCAAGTTCGCCAAAGTCGCCGCCGCTGGCCCACTGCTGGCCGCTGAACTGGACGCACTGGGCAAAGCCCTTGGCGCACCGGCTCAGCCAATGGCGGCCATTGTTGCCGGCTCCAAGGTCTCGACCAAACTCGACGTGCTGAACAGCCTGAGCCAGATCTGCAACCAATTGATCGTCGGCGGCGGCATCGCCAACACCTTCCTCGCTGCTGCTGGTCACCCGGTCGGCAAGTCGCTGTACGAGCCGGACCTGCTCGATACCGCACGCGCCATCGCTGCGAAAGTCAGCGTGCCGCTGCCGGTTGACGTAGTGGTTGCCAAAGAATTCGCCGAAAGCGCAGAAGCCACCGTCAAGCTGATCGCTGACGTTGCGGCGGACGACATGATTCTGGACATCGGCCCGCAAACCGCGGCCAACTTCGCCGAACTGCTGAAGTCGTCGAAAACCATTCTGTGGAACGGCCCGGTCGGCGTGTTCGAATTCGACCAATTCGGCAACGGCACCAAAGTGCTGGCTCAGGCCATCGCTGAAAGCTCGGCGTTCTCCATCGCTGGCGGTGGCGACACTCTGGCTGCGATCGATAAATATGGCGTGGCTGAGCAAATCTCCTACATTTCCACCGGTGGCGGCGCGTTCCTCGAATTCGTCGAAGGCAAAGTGCTGCCAGCCGTTGAAGTCCTGGAAAGCCGGGCCAAGGCCTGA